TTCACCGGGGGTCTCGGCACCCACGGCGGGGCCGAGCGGCTGGGCCTGACCACCGTTCCGGTGTCCGGCGGGGGCACGGAAAAGCAGGTGCAGCTGATTCAGGACCTCGAGCCCGAGGTAATCGCCGTGACGCCGAGCTACGCGCTCGTACTTGCCGAGGCCCTGGAGCGCGCCGGGATGGGGCCGGGCGACATCAGCCTCAGGTACGCGGTCCTGGGCGCCGAACCGTGGTCGCACAAGACGCGGCTGGAGATCGAGGCGCGGCTGGGTGTGGTCGCCACCAACATCTACGGCCTGTCCGAGATCATCGGACCCGGGGTCAGCAACGAAGACGCGGGGGAGCAGAGCGGCAGCTACCTCTGGGAGGACCATTTCTACCCGGAGATCGTGGACGCAGAAACCGGAGAGGTGCTCCCGGACGGCGAATGGGGCGTGCTGGTCCTGAGCAGCATGACCCGCACCGCGATGCCGGTGCTGCGCTACTGGACCGGCGACATCACCCGCCTGATGCCGGAAGGAGGCCACACCGGGCGCACCATGCGCCGCATGGACACCATCCGGGGCCGCAGCGACGACCTGATTATCCTGCGCGGCGTCAACGTGTATCCCACGCAGCTCGAAGCCGTGCTGCTGAGCCTGGGTCAGGCGAGCCCGCACTACCACATCGTCCTGACCCGCACCGGCCTGATGGACGAGTTGACCTTTCAGGTCGAGACCGGCAGCGAGAGCCCCGCGCTGCGGCGCGAGATCGAGAAACAGGTCAAGGCCCAGGTGGGCGTCACCGTGCGCTGCGAACTGTGCGTGCCCGGCTCCCTGGCGCGCAGCGAGGGCGGCAAGCTGCGGCGGGTCACCGATTTGCGGGGAGAGCGGTAGCGCTACTCACGCGCATGGTCCAGCGCACTCTGGACCATCACCGTGACGTGGTGATCGAGCAGGCGGTAGTAAGCCACCCGGCCCGCCTTGCGGTAGGTCACGACCCGCCCGCTCCGCAGCAGCCGCAGCTGATGACTCACGGCGCTCTCGCTGATGCCGACCGCGGCGGCGAGGTCGCAGACGCACAGCTCGGTCGCGTTCAGGGCGCTGATGATCCTG
Above is a window of Deinococcus reticulitermitis DNA encoding:
- a CDS encoding ArsR/SmtB family transcription factor; its protein translation is MSAEREARAPLLAVPHPTGQGRGGAQEGECEVRRVHPEAVAWASAALPDARCVEQASAFLKLMADPTRLRIISALNATELCVCDLAAAVGISESAVSHQLRLLRSGRVVTYRKAGRVAYYRLLDHHVTVMVQSALDHARE
- a CDS encoding AMP-binding protein, encoding MFQPEKEALPIPDLRAQQLRSLQEMVARQAAHVPFYQRQFAAAGLSPDDLRTLVDLRAFPFTRKTDLRDNYPLGLSAVPRHELRRIHASSGTTGKPTVVAYDRNDLDVFSEVVARSLYAGGARPGMTFHNAYGYGLFTGGLGTHGGAERLGLTTVPVSGGGTEKQVQLIQDLEPEVIAVTPSYALVLAEALERAGMGPGDISLRYAVLGAEPWSHKTRLEIEARLGVVATNIYGLSEIIGPGVSNEDAGEQSGSYLWEDHFYPEIVDAETGEVLPDGEWGVLVLSSMTRTAMPVLRYWTGDITRLMPEGGHTGRTMRRMDTIRGRSDDLIILRGVNVYPTQLEAVLLSLGQASPHYHIVLTRTGLMDELTFQVETGSESPALRREIEKQVKAQVGVTVRCELCVPGSLARSEGGKLRRVTDLRGER